A genomic stretch from bacterium includes:
- a CDS encoding LacI family transcriptional regulator: protein MPINSTIWDVAKKAGVSISTVSKALNNRAHVNPKTRELVKQVAKQLKYHPSAFGRGLVLQKTGNIGFIIDRTPLRIFSNPFHSRVLDGIEEELLRQDYNLLISAHSLLDNKETVPKFVREKNVDGLILSGKIADKFILEIYQWGIPLVLVDNHIPQPNIDCVVTDNINGAKQAVNHLIELGHKKIGMLTGIGKHVSIIERRQGYFEAMKSANLTPNPKWIAEGDVTTEGGMEAMEKLFAQTKELPTALFAFNDAMATGAMKVLRAHQIRVPEDISIVGFDDTDEAIHVIPPLTTVHVAKEEMGRIAAQLLISRIQRKKDVRQRVVLTTHLVIRESTRRI from the coding sequence ATGCCAATCAATTCTACCATCTGGGATGTCGCTAAAAAAGCGGGGGTATCTATTTCTACGGTCAGCAAAGCGCTGAACAACCGTGCGCATGTTAATCCGAAAACTCGCGAACTGGTTAAACAGGTCGCGAAACAACTGAAATATCATCCGAGCGCGTTCGGTCGTGGGTTAGTGCTTCAGAAAACCGGTAATATCGGATTTATCATAGACCGGACTCCGTTGCGGATATTTTCAAATCCATTTCATTCGCGCGTATTAGACGGAATTGAAGAAGAATTACTCCGGCAGGACTACAATCTGCTCATTTCTGCACATAGTCTGTTAGATAATAAAGAAACCGTCCCGAAATTCGTCCGGGAAAAAAATGTTGATGGGTTAATTCTCTCTGGGAAAATTGCGGATAAATTTATTTTAGAAATCTATCAATGGGGAATTCCGCTCGTATTAGTTGATAATCATATACCCCAACCGAATATTGATTGTGTGGTAACAGATAATATTAACGGCGCTAAACAAGCGGTTAACCATCTGATTGAACTCGGGCATAAAAAAATCGGAATGTTAACCGGTATCGGTAAACATGTCAGTATCATCGAACGGCGCCAGGGATATTTTGAAGCGATGAAATCCGCCAATCTAACTCCGAATCCGAAATGGATTGCGGAAGGAGATGTGACTACTGAAGGTGGGATGGAAGCGATGGAAAAGTTATTCGCGCAAACGAAAGAGTTACCGACAGCGTTATTTGCATTTAACGATGCGATGGCTACGGGAGCGATGAAAGTACTGCGCGCACATCAGATTCGGGTTCCGGAAGATATTTCCATTGTCGGGTTTGATGATACCGATGAAGCGATTCACGTTATCCCACCGTTAACCACTGTCCATGTAGCGAAAGAAGAAATGGGTCGTATCGCCGCACAACTGCTCATCAGCCGTATCCAGCGGAAAAAAGATGTGCGACAGCGGGTCGTGTTGACCACGCATCTGGTTATACGCGAATCTACGAGAAGAATCTAA
- a CDS encoding lectin like domain-containing protein produces MQKKSLMILVAVMIVGVAVFSFAQEQLKPTRAPVNPEFIQYLEAVKSNKVSFVTADGLGLGHIPSPKLPPPMKGLKVIQSDNFVAPSFYDLRSTGKVTGVRNQGGAGSCWAHAGLGSLESCLLPSETWDFSEMNVKNLLSSSYPDGYDRTHLDGGNHYMVTAYLSRWTGPILESDDPYIWNVGTSPTNKPIQKHITDVDWIPARASSTDNDNIKNAIMNYGGVYATYYHYSGTAYYNSTTYAYYSPSGSSTNHAIMLVGWDDNFPASKFNTTPPGNGAFIVKNSWGTSWGQSGYFYISYYDSALAKTDYSAQFRYANPTTDYNKVYQYDPLGNVTDYGFGTNYAWGANIFTATAADKLAAVSFYALMPNTGYEIYIYDNVTPGAPQSGTLVNTKTGTCTMAGYHIISLDSTYSLTSGQRFSVVVRFYTPAYNYPIPCEIPYTGYSSQASANPGESFIRSSGGSWQDISASDDANVCVKVFTQPTIHITGTDNWQLYQ; encoded by the coding sequence ATGCAGAAAAAAAGTTTGATGATTTTAGTGGCAGTAATGATTGTTGGAGTAGCAGTATTCAGTTTCGCACAGGAACAGCTAAAACCGACTCGGGCACCGGTCAATCCGGAGTTTATCCAATATCTGGAAGCAGTGAAATCAAATAAAGTATCGTTCGTTACCGCCGATGGACTCGGGCTTGGACATATACCTTCACCCAAACTTCCACCACCGATGAAAGGATTGAAAGTTATCCAATCTGATAACTTCGTAGCGCCATCGTTCTATGATTTACGGAGTACCGGTAAAGTTACCGGCGTTCGCAATCAAGGTGGCGCTGGTAGTTGCTGGGCGCATGCGGGGCTCGGTTCACTAGAATCATGTTTACTACCTAGCGAAACCTGGGACTTCTCGGAAATGAATGTTAAGAATCTATTAAGTTCGTCGTATCCTGATGGATACGACCGTACGCATCTTGACGGCGGAAATCATTATATGGTTACGGCATATCTTTCCCGCTGGACTGGCCCGATTCTCGAATCTGATGACCCGTATATTTGGAATGTAGGAACTTCGCCGACTAATAAACCGATACAGAAACATATTACCGATGTTGATTGGATACCCGCTCGGGCGAGTTCTACCGATAATGATAATATTAAAAATGCTATTATGAACTATGGCGGAGTGTATGCAACGTATTATCATTATTCCGGTACCGCATATTATAATTCTACTACCTATGCATATTATTCACCAAGCGGAAGTAGCACGAACCATGCAATAATGTTGGTCGGGTGGGATGATAATTTCCCTGCAAGTAAATTTAATACGACGCCACCAGGAAATGGTGCGTTTATCGTTAAGAATAGCTGGGGAACAAGCTGGGGACAATCCGGATATTTCTATATATCCTATTACGACTCAGCGCTAGCGAAAACTGATTATTCCGCACAGTTCCGCTATGCGAATCCGACTACGGATTACAATAAGGTATATCAATACGACCCGCTCGGCAATGTTACCGACTATGGATTTGGCACAAACTACGCTTGGGGCGCAAACATTTTTACTGCGACGGCTGCGGATAAATTAGCTGCAGTAAGTTTCTATGCGCTGATGCCAAATACCGGATATGAAATCTATATTTACGATAATGTTACGCCCGGTGCGCCACAGAGTGGAACATTAGTCAACACTAAAACTGGTACCTGCACGATGGCGGGATATCATATTATTTCACTCGATTCAACGTATTCGCTAACCAGTGGACAGCGGTTCTCGGTAGTTGTTCGGTTCTATACCCCAGCATATAACTATCCGATACCGTGCGAAATTCCATATACCGGGTATAGCAGTCAGGCATCAGCAAATCCAGGAGAAAGTTTTATTCGTTCATCCGGTGGGTCTTGGCAAGATATTAGCGCATCAGATGATGCGAATGTCTGTGTTAAAGTATTCACACAACCCACAATTCATATCACCGGAACGGATAACTGGCAGTTGTATCAGTAA
- a CDS encoding PAS domain-containing protein gives MPKSLRVLIVEDSDDDAQLILRELRQGGYEPIYLRVQTPQDLQQALANQTWDIVLSDHSMPRFDAFAALEILLAHKLDIPFILVSGSIGEQKAVEIMRAGAQDFIMKDNLARLVPAIERELREAENRRKQRETDEALRAAGIEWRATFDAISDAICLLDRAGRVLRANRSYRDLVKHSFKQIIGAKCWELIHETNEPPEICPFQQVVKTGHSANAEFSVNDKWFNVIVEPIIDSAGNFNHCIHIIQDITARKQIELALRDSEEKLATAIEMAYLGYWEYDVLNDTFTFNDQFYRIFHTTAEQVGGYTMRSAEYAKRFCHPDDAYMVAEEVRKAIETTDPNYSRQIEHRILYADGGIGYITVKFFIVKDSHGRTIKTYGVNQDITARKQAELALEQSYAQLRRILDETVKALASAVETRDPYTAGHERRDAIIASAIAQEMGLTESQIEGIRIGSLLHDIGKIAIPAEILTKPAKLTPLEYTLIKTHPQVGFDILKDIEFPWPIAQIVYQHQERLDGSGYPRGLKDGEIILEARILMVADVIEAMSSHRPYRPALGLNVALAEIEKNQGILYDPQVATVCLRLFREKGFKFE, from the coding sequence ATGCCGAAATCACTTCGTGTTCTTATTGTAGAAGATTCGGATGATGATGCCCAGCTAATTTTACGTGAACTGCGGCAAGGCGGGTATGAACCTATCTATCTCCGTGTCCAAACTCCGCAAGATTTGCAGCAAGCGTTAGCGAATCAAACTTGGGATATCGTTTTATCCGACCATTCAATGCCGAGATTCGATGCGTTCGCTGCATTAGAAATTTTACTCGCTCACAAGCTGGATATCCCATTCATTTTAGTTTCCGGAAGTATCGGCGAACAGAAAGCGGTTGAGATAATGCGCGCTGGTGCCCAGGATTTTATTATGAAAGATAACCTCGCTCGGTTAGTTCCGGCGATAGAGCGCGAGTTACGTGAAGCGGAGAATCGGCGGAAACAGCGGGAAACAGATGAAGCGTTACGTGCTGCGGGTATCGAATGGCGTGCAACGTTCGATGCGATATCAGATGCGATCTGTTTACTTGACCGAGCAGGGAGAGTGCTACGCGCAAATCGGTCTTATCGCGATTTAGTTAAGCATTCGTTCAAGCAAATTATTGGCGCAAAATGCTGGGAATTGATTCACGAAACGAACGAACCGCCAGAAATCTGCCCGTTCCAACAGGTGGTTAAAACTGGACATAGTGCGAATGCGGAATTTTCGGTAAACGATAAATGGTTTAATGTAATCGTTGAACCAATCATTGATTCAGCAGGTAATTTTAACCATTGTATTCATATTATTCAGGATATCACCGCACGGAAACAAATAGAGTTAGCGTTGCGGGATAGTGAAGAGAAACTAGCCACCGCAATAGAAATGGCATATCTCGGGTATTGGGAATATGATGTTCTCAACGATACTTTTACGTTCAATGACCAGTTCTATCGCATATTCCATACCACTGCGGAACAGGTTGGCGGATATACCATGCGGTCAGCGGAATATGCTAAACGATTCTGCCATCCAGACGATGCGTATATGGTAGCGGAAGAAGTCCGTAAAGCGATTGAAACCACAGACCCGAATTATTCCAGGCAGATAGAACATCGGATACTCTATGCCGATGGCGGAATAGGATATATCACCGTTAAATTTTTTATTGTTAAGGATAGTCACGGACGAACCATTAAAACCTATGGAGTTAATCAAGATATTACCGCACGTAAACAAGCGGAACTAGCGCTTGAACAGAGTTATGCGCAACTTCGTCGGATATTAGATGAAACGGTGAAGGCGCTCGCATCAGCAGTTGAAACCAGAGATCCATACACCGCTGGGCATGAACGGCGTGATGCGATTATCGCCAGTGCAATTGCGCAAGAAATGGGGTTAACTGAAAGCCAGATTGAAGGGATTCGTATCGGTTCACTTTTGCATGATATCGGGAAAATAGCGATTCCTGCAGAAATATTGACCAAACCAGCTAAATTAACTCCGCTAGAATATACGTTGATAAAAACGCATCCGCAAGTCGGATTCGATATCTTGAAAGATATCGAGTTTCCTTGGCCAATAGCCCAAATTGTATATCAGCATCAGGAACGGCTCGATGGGTCTGGTTATCCCCGTGGCCTTAAAGACGGTGAGATTATTTTAGAAGCGCGAATTCTAATGGTAGCGGATGTGATTGAAGCGATGAGTTCGCATCGGCCATATCGTCCAGCGCTCGGACTCAATGTCGCATTAGCTGAAATTGAAAAGAATCAAGGGATTCTCTACGACCCGCAGGTTGCTACCGTCTGCCTCCGCCTATTCCGTGAAAAAGGATTCAAGTTCGAATAA
- a CDS encoding response regulator produces MSNRETKTILLVEDNPDDIELTKQALKKGKVVNELVIARDGGEALNYLFGIQKPSPVLPEVVLLDLKLPKLDGLEVLRRIRAHQRTKLIPVVILTSSKEEKDLINGYSLGANSYIRKPVDFEQFTDAVRQLGLYWLLLNEPPPKG; encoded by the coding sequence ATGTCGAATCGGGAAACGAAAACAATTCTTTTGGTAGAAGATAATCCGGATGATATTGAACTAACCAAACAAGCGTTAAAAAAAGGGAAAGTTGTCAATGAACTGGTTATTGCCCGTGATGGTGGAGAAGCGTTGAATTACCTGTTCGGAATACAAAAACCCTCGCCGGTGCTTCCGGAAGTAGTTCTACTCGATTTGAAACTACCGAAACTAGATGGATTAGAAGTATTACGTCGGATTCGCGCTCATCAACGAACGAAACTTATTCCGGTCGTTATCCTGACGTCGTCTAAGGAAGAAAAGGATTTAATTAACGGGTATTCGCTCGGAGCGAATAGTTATATTCGGAAACCGGTTGATTTTGAACAGTTCACCGACGCTGTTCGACAGCTAGGTCTCTACTGGCTGTTACTGAACGAACCACCTCCGAAAGGATAA
- a CDS encoding GxxExxY protein — protein MTEGDVLNQITDKIINAAINVHRALGPGLLESAYESCLFFELVDHGLKVEQQKPLMVIYRQVKLDCGYRLDLVVNDSVIVEVKSVDKLIPIHEAQLLSYLKLSGCKVGLLINFNVKVLKDGIRRIVNQFPDRKSVTPELTECAKKTK, from the coding sequence ATGACTGAAGGAGATGTATTGAACCAAATTACTGATAAAATCATTAATGCGGCGATTAATGTGCATCGAGCGCTAGGTCCGGGATTATTAGAATCAGCATATGAATCCTGTTTATTCTTTGAATTAGTTGATCACGGATTGAAAGTTGAGCAACAAAAACCGTTAATGGTTATATATCGTCAAGTCAAATTGGATTGCGGTTATCGACTCGATTTAGTAGTTAATGATAGTGTAATTGTTGAAGTAAAGTCGGTAGATAAACTTATCCCAATACACGAAGCACAATTGTTATCATATTTAAAATTGTCAGGATGTAAGGTAGGATTATTAATTAACTTTAATGTAAAGGTTTTAAAAGATGGGATACGTCGTATTGTAAATCAATTTCCTGACCGAAAAAGCGTTACCCCAGAACTCACAGAGTGTGCAAAGAAAACCAAATAA
- a CDS encoding PAS domain S-box protein has product MNTRIHRKLLNIPLNIIIIFTILAIGISLISYFFFLFTKHSIEQNISDNLSSVAELKVRQIVSWRNERLSDAKVIQENPIITAHISRWLTQPESAQLREPIIRWMNSLLTHYKYQSILLLDTQGNVRLASNEQDAQIGKHAYALFKQCLQDNQVRLSDFHKTERLGVHLDLIVPLLISKNNRTECIAVILLRIDPHKNLYPLIQSWPTPSATAETLLVRQEGNDLVYLNELRHKKNTALQLRFPITTKNLPAAMGVRGEFGIREGIDYRGKPVLASIHSVPGTPWIMVSKVDQDEIYTPLRHRAWIITMITIMIIIIAGAMVTVWWREQRVQFYRSQYQAELDRKALLSHFEYLVKYANDIILLIDETGKIIEVNERAVLTYGYSREELLRKNIRDLRAPEFVQGIEDQLRETLDKHGLVYEAVHQRNDGTTFPVEVSARDIEVEGKKYLQHIIRDITDRKQAEEALRESKLRLETAIRASNTGLWDWDLKTNTVYYSPEWKHQIGYEDWEISNDFSEWQSRVHPDDLDRALATVNAYLKNPWPNYELEFRFRHKDGSYRWILARASLIKDEQGNPIRMLGSHLDITDRKMAETALRERERQLNAIIDGSPICQFVIDKNHKVIYWNKALEYYSGIKAKEIIGTDNHWKAFYPEKRPCMSDLLVDGKIDELPRWYSQKYSKSALIDGAYRVVDFFPALGEKGVWLDFSAVVIRDDNGEVIGAVETLEDITDRKMAETALRESVIRYRTLFDSAQDAIFLMENDVFVQCNQKTLEMFGCTDKRQILGHKPTDFSPANQPDGQDSIQKAKEKIDAAYSGIPQKFEWVHTRIDGTQFFTEVSLNCITVEGKKIIQAIVRDITDRKKAEEEIRQLNAELELRVEQRTAELAAANQELEAFSYSVSHDLRAPLRAIAGFSKILEEDYAAQFDEVGKDYLHRILAATIRMEQLIDDMLELSHVTRKEMRREQVNLSEIAESVIAELRNAEPERTVTVHITPGLTVNGDRNLFHLVIENLLTNAWKFTKYRASATIEVGKIEPGEGEPTIYFVRDNGAGFDMTYVDKLFTPFQRLHPLDEFPGTGVGLAIVRRIINRHGGRVWAEGKPNAGATFYFTV; this is encoded by the coding sequence ATGAATACTCGCATACACCGTAAATTACTAAATATCCCGTTGAATATCATTATTATATTTACTATTCTCGCTATTGGCATATCACTCATCAGTTATTTTTTCTTTTTATTTACGAAACATAGTATAGAACAAAATATCAGCGATAATCTTTCTTCAGTTGCCGAGTTGAAAGTGCGGCAGATAGTTTCCTGGCGAAATGAACGACTCAGCGATGCGAAAGTAATTCAGGAGAATCCGATAATCACGGCGCATATTTCCCGCTGGTTAACTCAACCGGAGTCAGCGCAACTACGCGAGCCGATTATCCGCTGGATGAATAGTTTACTAACGCATTATAAGTATCAGAGTATTCTGCTTCTGGATACGCAAGGGAACGTGCGATTAGCTTCAAATGAACAAGATGCCCAAATCGGTAAACATGCGTATGCGTTATTCAAACAATGCCTACAGGATAACCAGGTCAGACTCTCTGATTTCCATAAAACAGAAAGGTTAGGTGTCCATCTTGACCTAATAGTTCCCTTGCTTATATCAAAAAATAATCGAACGGAATGTATTGCCGTGATACTACTTCGGATAGACCCGCATAAAAATCTCTATCCGCTGATTCAGAGTTGGCCTACACCCAGTGCAACCGCAGAAACGTTACTGGTTCGTCAGGAAGGGAATGATTTGGTATATTTAAACGAACTTCGGCATAAGAAAAATACTGCATTACAACTTCGCTTTCCGATAACCACGAAAAATCTACCTGCCGCGATGGGAGTTCGAGGTGAGTTTGGTATCCGAGAAGGGATAGATTATCGCGGGAAACCGGTTCTCGCATCAATCCATTCGGTGCCGGGAACTCCGTGGATTATGGTATCGAAAGTTGACCAAGACGAAATTTATACTCCGTTACGGCATCGGGCGTGGATAATCACGATGATAACGATAATGATCATAATTATTGCGGGAGCGATGGTAACGGTCTGGTGGCGGGAACAGCGGGTTCAGTTCTATCGTTCGCAGTATCAGGCTGAACTCGACCGGAAAGCGTTACTATCGCATTTCGAATATCTGGTAAAATATGCGAATGATATTATTCTGCTGATAGATGAAACTGGGAAGATTATTGAAGTAAACGAGCGAGCGGTCTTGACGTATGGCTATTCTCGAGAAGAATTACTGCGGAAAAATATTCGAGACTTACGTGCGCCAGAATTTGTTCAAGGAATTGAAGACCAACTCCGAGAAACGCTGGATAAACACGGGCTGGTTTATGAAGCGGTGCATCAGCGGAATGATGGAACAACGTTTCCAGTAGAAGTGAGTGCGCGCGATATTGAAGTTGAAGGGAAAAAATATCTGCAACATATCATTCGCGATATTACCGACCGTAAGCAGGCGGAAGAAGCGCTGCGCGAAAGCAAACTGCGGTTAGAAACCGCGATTCGTGCATCGAATACCGGTTTATGGGATTGGGACTTGAAAACCAATACAGTTTATTATTCCCCGGAATGGAAACATCAAATCGGGTATGAAGATTGGGAAATTTCAAACGACTTCTCCGAATGGCAGAGTCGGGTTCATCCGGATGATTTAGATCGCGCGTTAGCTACCGTTAATGCCTATCTAAAAAATCCTTGGCCGAACTATGAACTTGAATTCCGGTTCCGTCATAAAGATGGTTCATATCGCTGGATACTTGCCCGGGCATCTTTAATTAAAGATGAACAAGGAAATCCGATACGAATGCTCGGTTCCCATCTGGATATTACCGACCGCAAGATGGCAGAAACCGCATTACGGGAACGTGAACGACAATTAAACGCTATTATTGATGGGTCTCCGATATGTCAATTCGTTATTGATAAAAATCATAAGGTTATTTATTGGAATAAGGCACTAGAATACTATAGTGGAATTAAAGCGAAAGAGATTATTGGAACGGATAATCATTGGAAAGCATTCTATCCTGAGAAAAGACCGTGTATGTCGGACTTGCTAGTAGATGGAAAAATTGATGAGCTCCCTCGATGGTATTCGCAGAAGTATAGTAAATCTGCTCTTATTGACGGTGCATATAGGGTGGTCGATTTTTTTCCAGCTCTCGGTGAAAAAGGGGTATGGTTAGATTTCAGTGCTGTTGTTATTCGCGATGATAATGGCGAAGTTATCGGAGCGGTGGAAACGCTTGAAGATATTACCGACCGCAAGATGGCGGAAACCGCATTGCGGGAGAGTGTAATTCGATACCGAACTTTATTCGATTCTGCGCAAGATGCCATCTTTTTAATGGAAAACGATGTTTTTGTTCAATGTAACCAGAAAACACTCGAAATGTTTGGTTGTACGGATAAACGCCAGATTCTCGGGCATAAACCGACCGATTTTTCGCCCGCAAACCAGCCGGATGGGCAGGATTCGATTCAGAAAGCAAAAGAAAAAATTGATGCAGCGTATTCCGGCATCCCGCAAAAGTTCGAGTGGGTTCATACCCGAATTGACGGCACGCAATTTTTCACCGAAGTTTCGCTTAATTGTATAACCGTTGAAGGCAAGAAAATAATACAGGCAATCGTTCGAGATATTACCGATAGAAAAAAAGCGGAAGAAGAAATCCGGCAACTGAATGCTGAACTGGAACTGCGAGTTGAACAGCGGACAGCAGAATTAGCGGCAGCGAATCAGGAGCTGGAAGCGTTTTCCTATTCTGTTTCGCATGATTTACGCGCGCCGTTACGTGCGATAGCCGGGTTCAGTAAGATTCTGGAAGAAGATTACGCAGCGCAATTCGATGAAGTTGGAAAAGATTATTTACATCGCATTCTAGCGGCAACCATACGGATGGAGCAACTGATTGATGATATGCTCGAATTATCCCACGTAACCCGAAAAGAGATGCGCCGTGAACAAGTGAATTTATCGGAGATTGCAGAATCGGTTATCGCTGAATTACGGAACGCTGAACCGGAACGAACGGTAACCGTTCATATTACGCCGGGGTTAACTGTGAATGGTGACCGTAATCTTTTCCACTTGGTTATCGAAAATCTATTAACTAACGCGTGGAAGTTTACAAAATACCGAGCGTCTGCTACAATAGAAGTCGGAAAAATCGAACCGGGAGAAGGTGAACCGACGATATATTTTGTTCGGGACAATGGAGCAGGATTCGATATGACCTATGTGGATAAATTATTTACTCCATTCCAGCGGTTGCATCCGCTCGATGAGTTTCCGGGAACGGGGGTGGGATTAGCTATTGTTAGACGGATAATCAACCGGCATGGCGGTCGTGTATGGGCTGAAGGGAAACCGAACGCCGGCGCCACATTTTATTTTACGGTATAA
- a CDS encoding M1 family metallopeptidase: MQWMIRFFISTFCSFLVFSFFCFSGFALPIDFDWTNRPVAVRLNSAELQGVKPPSFTSAGQPITLTRSAEKISIRTYLDKSMLGYDYALRIRIQGEIPLLLVNDKLIEAEPVIGSDGSYFCIQKQYLLPGENTIELTTEKGFAPQVESLEMFALLFSNEEVHFDRVFGAKTAIVMAQPATHPEQTKYDVLHYELNHIVTMTSSIITANLTMIAKCTTVTLRTAVFDLDDNSGSFSVQSVDQGPGTSTLTYTHNSSQNRLYVSLPNAPLPLNSIFTVRVFYRGTPNPNGTFGAPYRRTTHSGTAIVYSFSEPYGARQWWPCKDVPDDKATLETRWTCPTAYIPVSNGKLVSVTTSAGNHTFNYYESYPITTYLVSVACTNYLYEYGIYTSQNLLSRMTVGAYIFPENAGTESGGYRGTITMIDFFAKKFGEYPFLTEKYVTAEHTITSSMEHQTATSLRANGLESGGFTRSNIHELAHQWFGDMITMQHFDHLWLNEGFATYCEALWQEGFYGKDSYHSWINAWTTSDTYPIVSSSADSFSGSIVYRKGAWVLHMLRHIVGDSTFFAALRNYAENTALRYGTALSIDFQRDVERTMGGSTSLSWFFDEWLYQAPRPNYTWNCWTTKSGSTTVLNLEITQTQATSTYIMPIDFRVYFSPSGNTTITVWNTQKAKQTYAIPIGIGYTISSVAFDPDNWVLEYKNVSSMVPVELPVELSQFEAIISPREFHDQFFQDN, encoded by the coding sequence ATGCAATGGATGATTCGGTTTTTCATTTCGACGTTCTGTAGTTTCTTGGTTTTTTCGTTTTTCTGTTTTTCTGGATTCGCATTACCGATTGATTTCGACTGGACGAACCGACCGGTAGCGGTTCGGCTCAATTCCGCAGAATTGCAAGGAGTTAAACCACCGAGTTTCACCAGTGCTGGCCAACCGATTACGTTGACTCGCTCTGCGGAGAAAATCAGTATCAGAACCTACCTCGATAAATCTATGCTCGGATATGATTATGCGCTCCGAATACGAATACAAGGAGAAATACCGCTGCTCCTTGTCAATGATAAACTGATTGAAGCGGAACCGGTCATCGGATCGGACGGCAGTTATTTCTGTATTCAAAAACAGTATTTGCTTCCCGGAGAGAATACAATAGAATTAACCACCGAAAAAGGATTTGCTCCACAAGTTGAATCTCTAGAAATGTTCGCGTTATTGTTTAGTAACGAAGAAGTCCATTTCGATCGGGTGTTCGGTGCAAAAACTGCAATCGTTATGGCGCAACCGGCAACACATCCGGAACAAACTAAATATGATGTTCTCCATTATGAGTTAAACCATATTGTGACGATGACCAGCAGTATTATCACTGCTAATCTAACCATGATTGCGAAATGCACTACGGTAACCTTACGTACTGCAGTGTTTGATTTAGATGATAATAGCGGAAGTTTCTCGGTGCAATCGGTTGACCAAGGTCCAGGAACGAGTACGCTAACGTATACGCATAATAGTTCGCAGAACCGTTTGTATGTTTCGTTGCCTAATGCCCCATTACCATTAAACAGCATTTTTACCGTGCGAGTATTTTATCGGGGTACACCGAATCCCAACGGTACGTTCGGAGCACCGTATCGACGAACGACTCATAGCGGAACGGCAATTGTCTATAGTTTCAGTGAACCGTATGGTGCGCGGCAATGGTGGCCATGCAAAGATGTTCCGGATGATAAAGCGACTTTGGAAACGCGCTGGACGTGCCCGACCGCATATATACCGGTTTCGAACGGTAAACTCGTTTCGGTAACCACTTCTGCTGGTAACCATACCTTTAATTACTATGAATCGTATCCGATAACTACCTATTTAGTTTCAGTCGCGTGCACCAATTATCTTTATGAATATGGAATATATACTTCACAGAATTTACTTTCACGGATGACCGTAGGCGCATATATTTTTCCGGAAAATGCCGGAACGGAAAGTGGCGGGTATCGAGGAACGATAACGATGATAGATTTCTTTGCGAAGAAGTTCGGCGAATATCCGTTTTTAACCGAGAAATACGTTACTGCGGAACATACCATTACTTCAAGTATGGAACATCAGACGGCAACCAGTTTACGCGCTAACGGGTTAGAAAGTGGCGGGTTTACCCGTTCCAATATCCACGAACTAGCGCATCAATGGTTCGGCGATATGATAACCATGCAGCATTTTGACCATCTCTGGTTGAATGAAGGGTTTGCAACCTATTGCGAAGCGTTATGGCAGGAAGGGTTCTATGGCAAGGATTCGTATCATAGTTGGATTAATGCTTGGACTACCAGCGATACGTATCCCATTGTAAGCAGTAGTGCGGATAGTTTTTCCGGAAGCATTGTGTATCGCAAAGGAGCGTGGGTGTTGCATATGTTACGGCATATCGTTGGCGATTCAACGTTTTTCGCTGCATTACGAAATTATGCGGAAAATACTGCGTTACGCTACGGCACAGCGTTAAGTATAGATTTTCAGCGCGATGTCGAACGAACGATGGGCGGGAGTACTTCACTAAGCTGGTTTTTCGATGAATGGCTTTATCAAGCGCCACGACCGAATTATACTTGGAACTGCTGGACAACGAAATCCGGTTCAACGACTGTACTCAATCTTGAAATTACCCAAACGCAAGCGACCTCAACCTACATTATGCCGATTGACTTTAGAGTATATTTTTCACCCAGCGGAAATACTACGATTACAGTTTGGAATACGCAGAAAGCCAAACAAACTTATGCAATTCCTATCGGAATCGGATATACCATCAGTTCAGTTGCTTTTGACCCGGATAATTGGGTGTTAGAATATAAAAATGTAAGTAGTATGGTACCTGTAGAGCTTCCCGTTGAATTAAGTCAGTTTGAAGCGATTATTTCACCCCGTGAGTTTCACGACCAATTCTTTCAAGACAATTAA